Proteins encoded by one window of Halosolutus gelatinilyticus:
- a CDS encoding creatininase family protein, giving the protein MSFEDSVASSVSFASRTYGEITEIGDRDGSVLVVPIGSVEQHGNHLPVATDSILVEAVATLGAERVVDDVPILVLPAFWSGFSPHHLHFGGTVSLEFEHMLAAIEDVADTALENGFDAVVLLNGHGGNASLIDGAVSTIGADRTGVEVLGLTYFRLARSFIDEIRESEIGGMAHGGEFETSLMLYLREDLVDGDRLDGTYLNEPYDLGTKDLMEGGPLAVYRGFEEYSASGAIGDPGLASAEKGERIYELLGDELESLLRDVHERNR; this is encoded by the coding sequence ATGTCGTTCGAAGATTCGGTAGCCAGCAGCGTCTCCTTCGCGAGCCGCACCTACGGCGAAATCACCGAGATCGGCGATCGCGACGGCTCCGTGCTCGTGGTCCCGATCGGGAGCGTCGAACAGCACGGCAACCACCTTCCGGTGGCGACCGACAGCATCCTCGTCGAGGCCGTGGCGACGCTCGGCGCGGAGCGGGTGGTCGACGACGTTCCGATCCTCGTGCTTCCGGCGTTCTGGAGCGGATTTTCGCCCCACCACCTTCACTTCGGTGGGACCGTATCACTGGAGTTCGAGCACATGCTGGCCGCGATCGAGGACGTCGCGGACACCGCGCTCGAGAACGGCTTCGACGCCGTGGTGCTGCTGAACGGACACGGCGGAAACGCGTCGCTGATCGACGGCGCCGTCAGCACGATCGGCGCCGACCGCACCGGCGTCGAGGTGCTGGGCCTCACGTACTTCCGGCTCGCGAGGAGCTTCATCGACGAGATCCGAGAGAGCGAGATCGGCGGGATGGCTCACGGCGGCGAGTTCGAGACGTCGCTCATGTTGTACCTGCGCGAGGACCTGGTCGACGGCGATCGCCTCGACGGCACGTACCTGAACGAGCCGTACGATCTCGGAACGAAGGACCTGATGGAAGGCGGCCCGCTCGCGGTGTACCGCGGCTTCGAAGAGTACTCCGCGTCCGGCGCGATCGGCGATCCCGGCCTGGCGTCCGCCGAGAAGGGCGAACGGATATACGAACTGCTCGGCGACGAACTGGAGTCGCTGCTACGGGACGTTCACGAGCGCAACCGATAG
- a CDS encoding mandelate racemase/muconate lactonizing enzyme family protein: protein MEITGVKARAVNVNVVDLEDGGLSPYVTNHGAVEDVDRVVVRVDTDEGISGWGEMRVFLSPATTITALEDGVAPIVEGHSPFEVESLRRLLFIEYANVDMFFSAVEMACWDIVGKALEKPIYELLGGWTAPGTTTRRLDTAYDRENAVDVAYCLGILSPEESRIHAAKAVDEGFDVVKTKAGRDWKQDVERIVAMDDEVDGRLDFRLDPNQGWRLDEAIRVGAALADAGVYLQYLEQPIRVDTHRSLARLRQRTPQPIGPNEDTYVAHNLRELIEHGALDVAVVDMTPAGGISGLRQVAAIAEDAGVPMAHHCAFDLGIRTAAILHAVSGIPGFTLPPDTVYYAWEDDVIEEPFAIEDGAIAVPDEPGLGIAVDEDKIAEHRIAG, encoded by the coding sequence ATGGAAATCACTGGCGTGAAAGCGCGTGCCGTCAACGTGAACGTCGTCGATCTGGAAGACGGAGGGCTTTCGCCCTACGTGACGAACCACGGCGCCGTCGAGGACGTCGATCGGGTGGTGGTCCGGGTCGACACCGATGAGGGGATCTCCGGATGGGGCGAAATGCGAGTATTCCTCTCTCCGGCGACGACGATCACGGCGCTGGAAGACGGCGTCGCGCCGATCGTCGAGGGCCACTCCCCCTTCGAGGTCGAGAGCCTGCGTCGGCTGCTGTTCATCGAGTACGCGAACGTCGACATGTTTTTTTCCGCCGTGGAGATGGCCTGTTGGGACATCGTCGGGAAAGCGCTCGAAAAGCCGATTTACGAGCTACTGGGCGGGTGGACCGCGCCGGGAACGACGACGCGGCGGCTGGACACTGCGTACGACCGGGAGAACGCCGTCGACGTGGCCTACTGTCTCGGCATTCTCTCGCCGGAGGAGTCCCGGATTCACGCCGCGAAAGCGGTCGACGAGGGGTTCGACGTGGTGAAGACGAAAGCGGGACGCGACTGGAAGCAGGACGTCGAACGGATCGTCGCGATGGACGACGAGGTGGACGGACGGCTCGACTTCCGGCTCGATCCCAACCAGGGCTGGCGCCTCGACGAGGCGATCCGCGTCGGCGCGGCCTTGGCCGACGCCGGCGTCTACCTCCAGTACCTCGAACAACCGATCCGGGTCGATACCCACCGATCGCTGGCGCGCCTCCGCCAGCGCACCCCGCAGCCGATCGGGCCGAACGAGGACACCTACGTCGCACACAACCTGCGCGAACTCATCGAACACGGCGCGCTCGACGTCGCCGTCGTCGACATGACGCCCGCCGGCGGTATCTCCGGGCTGCGGCAGGTCGCCGCGATCGCCGAGGACGCCGGCGTTCCGATGGCGCACCACTGCGCGTTCGACCTGGGGATTCGAACCGCGGCGATCCTCCACGCCGTCAGCGGAATTCCGGGGTTCACGCTGCCGCCGGACACCGTCTACTACGCGTGGGAGGACGACGTGATCGAGGAGCCGTTCGCGATCGAGGACGGGGCGATCGCGGTCCCCGACGAGCCAGGACTGGGGATCGCCGTGGACGAGGACAAGATCGCCGAACACCGGATCGCCGGCTGA
- a CDS encoding LLM class flavin-dependent oxidoreductase, whose translation MTVEIHYNVYGCFRDPRSDIDLAKAAVDAGFEGIWIGDHFLPWIDSRPYSHHAASWLGSLLSEVPEVPVGTSVTCPIVRYRPPLVAQAFATLDNMHPGRVNLGVGVGEALNEVHFADGDWPDWDARARMLVEAIDVAKRLWNEDGYVDYDGDYFQYEGIKLYTEPMSDIPVHWAGWGPKSVRLAGRFADHLLTVAPADRIESQIVPAFEDAMDAAGRDIESADVTTEFTANVGDPDVLVAEIREKGEYLPVDTELNNPDPRSIQRVADRRLDDRSDAELVAEYNITDDPDDIVAALEDLEAAGVSRVLVGSKCGDPYETIEAFGEHIIPHFA comes from the coding sequence ATGACGGTAGAGATTCACTACAACGTCTACGGCTGTTTCCGCGATCCGCGCTCGGACATCGATCTCGCGAAGGCCGCGGTCGACGCCGGATTCGAGGGGATCTGGATCGGCGATCACTTCCTGCCGTGGATCGACTCGCGGCCGTACAGCCACCACGCCGCGTCCTGGCTCGGGTCGCTGCTGAGCGAGGTGCCCGAGGTTCCCGTCGGGACCTCCGTGACCTGTCCGATCGTCCGGTACCGGCCGCCGCTGGTCGCCCAGGCGTTCGCGACGCTCGACAACATGCATCCCGGTCGGGTGAACCTCGGCGTCGGCGTCGGCGAAGCCCTGAACGAGGTACACTTCGCGGACGGCGATTGGCCGGATTGGGACGCCCGCGCTCGCATGTTGGTCGAGGCGATCGACGTCGCGAAGCGCCTCTGGAACGAGGACGGGTACGTCGACTACGACGGCGACTACTTTCAGTACGAGGGGATCAAGCTCTACACTGAGCCGATGTCCGACATCCCCGTCCACTGGGCCGGGTGGGGGCCGAAATCGGTCCGGCTCGCCGGGCGCTTCGCGGATCACCTGCTGACGGTCGCACCCGCCGACCGGATCGAGTCCCAAATCGTTCCCGCATTCGAGGACGCCATGGACGCGGCGGGCCGCGACATCGAGTCGGCCGACGTGACGACCGAGTTCACCGCGAACGTCGGTGATCCCGACGTTCTCGTCGCGGAAATCCGCGAGAAGGGTGAGTATCTCCCCGTCGATACCGAACTCAACAACCCCGATCCACGATCGATCCAACGCGTCGCGGACCGGCGTCTCGACGACCGCTCCGACGCGGAACTCGTCGCGGAGTACAATATCACTGACGACCCGGACGACATCGTCGCGGCTCTCGAGGACCTCGAGGCCGCCGGCGTCTCGCGCGTCCTCGTCGGGTCGAAGTGTGGGGACCCGTACGAGACGATCGAGGCGTTCGGCGAGCACATCATCCCGCACTTCGCATGA
- a CDS encoding ABC transporter ATP-binding protein, which produces MSSLRLESIRKVFGDPNEGEIVAVDDVSMEIEDGEFMVLVGPSGSGKSTLLRLISGLETLTNGNLYLGDEEIGRTKPKNRDLAMVFQNYALYPHLTARGNMSFGLKMQGELDETEIAERVDDAADIMDIGHLLEKMPSELSGGQQQRVALGRAIVRNPEVFLMDEPLSNLDAKLRSQMRTEIQRLQSDLGVTTIYVTHDQTEAMTMGDRIAIMNHGELQQVATPLEAYYEPANVFVAGFIGSPSMNFIPATTDTSADRLTLEHDAFSYGASSVLGDELTADGREILVGIRPEDFDIVQSPTDTSVTVEIDVIEPLGKEHLLYFDIGQETYTASIPGYVQVEAGDRIHLEIPEQRIHVFDAESRRTIKNREPASADEAHPNGQLTIEDR; this is translated from the coding sequence ATGAGTTCCCTGAGGCTAGAGAGTATACGAAAGGTCTTCGGCGATCCGAACGAGGGCGAGATCGTCGCGGTCGACGACGTGTCCATGGAGATCGAAGACGGGGAGTTCATGGTCCTCGTCGGCCCGTCGGGGAGCGGGAAGTCGACGCTACTCCGGCTGATCTCCGGGCTCGAGACGCTCACGAACGGGAACCTCTACCTCGGCGACGAGGAGATTGGTCGGACCAAACCGAAAAACCGGGATCTGGCCATGGTGTTCCAGAACTACGCGCTCTATCCGCACCTGACGGCCCGCGGGAACATGTCCTTCGGGCTGAAGATGCAGGGGGAACTCGACGAGACGGAGATCGCCGAGCGCGTCGACGATGCCGCCGACATCATGGACATCGGCCACCTACTCGAGAAGATGCCCAGCGAACTCTCAGGCGGCCAGCAACAGCGCGTCGCGCTCGGTCGGGCGATCGTCCGCAACCCGGAGGTGTTCCTGATGGACGAACCGCTCAGCAACCTCGACGCCAAGCTCCGCTCGCAGATGCGCACCGAGATCCAGCGCCTGCAAAGCGACCTCGGCGTCACGACGATCTACGTCACGCACGACCAGACCGAGGCGATGACGATGGGCGACCGAATCGCGATCATGAACCACGGCGAACTGCAGCAGGTCGCGACGCCGCTCGAGGCCTACTACGAACCGGCGAACGTCTTCGTCGCGGGGTTCATCGGCTCGCCGAGCATGAACTTCATCCCCGCGACGACCGACACGTCCGCCGATCGACTGACTCTCGAGCACGACGCCTTCTCCTACGGCGCGTCGAGCGTTCTCGGCGACGAACTGACCGCCGACGGACGGGAGATCCTCGTCGGGATCCGCCCGGAGGACTTCGATATCGTACAGTCGCCGACGGACACCTCCGTCACCGTCGAAATCGACGTCATCGAACCGCTCGGAAAGGAACACCTCCTCTATTTCGACATCGGCCAGGAGACCTACACGGCGAGCATCCCGGGGTACGTCCAGGTCGAAGCGGGCGATCGAATCCACCTCGAGATACCCGAACAGCGGATCCACGTGTTCGACGCCGAGTCCCGACGGACGATCAAAAATCGCGAACCCGCCTCGGCCGACGAGGCCCACCCGAACGGACAGCTCACGATCGAGGACAGGTGA